Proteins encoded in a region of the Pseudomonas sp. PDNC002 genome:
- a CDS encoding HIT domain-containing protein, protein MFALDSRLQQDCVLVGDFPLSSLLLMNDSQYPWFILVPRREDVSEIFQLDADDQRQLWHEATQLAEILKDTFDADKMNVANLGNVVSQLHVHVIVRKIDDAAWPGPVWGKHPAVPYNEEQLGRVREKLRMALGDGFRFSQE, encoded by the coding sequence ATGTTCGCACTCGATTCCCGTCTCCAGCAGGACTGCGTATTAGTGGGGGATTTTCCCCTGAGCAGTTTGTTGTTGATGAACGATTCGCAGTACCCCTGGTTCATCCTGGTGCCGCGTCGCGAGGATGTCAGTGAAATTTTCCAGCTCGACGCTGATGACCAGCGGCAGTTGTGGCACGAGGCCACGCAATTGGCCGAAATCCTCAAGGACACCTTCGACGCCGACAAGATGAATGTGGCCAACCTGGGGAATGTCGTCAGCCAGTTGCACGTGCACGTGATCGTGCGAAAGATCGACGATGCGGCTTGGCCCGGTCCGGTCTGGGGAAAGCATCCGGCGGTTCCCTACAATGAAGAACAGCTGGGCCGGGTTCGCGAGAAGCTGCGCATGGCGCTGGGCGATGGTTTTCGTTTCAGCCAGGAGTAG
- a CDS encoding OprD family porin, with protein sequence MKVMKWSAIALAVSAGTTQLAMAEPFVGNQAESKGFVEDSSLNFLVRNYYFNRDQRNGGGNVADASKASGYKNGYREEWTQGFWGNYSSGFTQGTVGFGVDAFGYLGLKLDSGRGRTGTENLAISSDGTPEDSFGKAGGAVKVRVSKTELKAGDMQPTAPVFAVGGTRLLPQTASGLAIMSSEIQGLDVEGGHYYSATSQNADARDGELWANYAGVTAKTADFVGGKYAFSDSFSASLYGAKLEDIWNQYYVNLNYTLPIADDQSLGFDFNYYRTSDEGKANAGDISNNTFSLAAAYTLSAHTFTLAFQKVNGNTPFDYIGVGDNNKGGDSIFLANSVQYSDFNGPGEKSWQARYDLNMKEYGVPGLTFMGRYINGKDIDGTKIDADSPYAAYGYGPDGKHHETNLEAKYVVQEGAAKDLSFRVRQSWHRGNTDQAEGDIDEFRLIVDYPLSVL encoded by the coding sequence ATGAAAGTGATGAAGTGGAGCGCCATCGCCCTGGCGGTTTCTGCAGGCACCACGCAACTGGCAATGGCCGAACCCTTCGTAGGTAATCAGGCTGAATCCAAAGGCTTTGTCGAAGACAGCAGCCTGAACTTCCTGGTTCGCAACTACTACTTCAATCGCGATCAACGCAATGGCGGCGGTAACGTTGCCGATGCATCCAAGGCCAGCGGTTACAAGAACGGCTATCGCGAAGAATGGACCCAAGGCTTCTGGGGCAACTACAGCTCGGGCTTCACCCAGGGCACCGTAGGCTTCGGCGTCGACGCATTCGGCTACCTGGGCCTGAAACTTGATTCCGGCCGCGGCCGTACCGGTACCGAAAACCTTGCCATCAGCAGCGATGGCACTCCGGAAGACTCCTTCGGCAAAGCCGGCGGCGCAGTCAAAGTTCGCGTCTCAAAGACCGAGCTGAAAGCCGGTGACATGCAACCGACCGCTCCGGTGTTCGCCGTTGGCGGCACCCGCCTGCTCCCGCAGACCGCTAGCGGCCTGGCCATCATGAGCAGCGAGATCCAAGGTCTGGACGTCGAAGGCGGCCACTACTACTCCGCTACCAGCCAGAACGCCGACGCTCGCGATGGTGAACTGTGGGCCAACTACGCTGGCGTAACCGCCAAGACTGCCGACTTCGTTGGCGGCAAGTACGCGTTCTCCGACAGCTTCAGCGCTTCCCTGTATGGCGCCAAGCTGGAAGACATCTGGAACCAGTACTACGTCAACCTGAACTACACCCTGCCGATCGCCGACGATCAGTCGCTGGGCTTCGACTTCAACTACTACCGCACCTCCGACGAAGGCAAGGCGAATGCTGGCGACATCAGCAACAACACCTTCTCGCTGGCTGCTGCGTACACCCTGAGCGCCCACACCTTCACCCTGGCCTTCCAGAAAGTGAACGGAAACACTCCGTTCGACTACATCGGCGTGGGTGACAACAACAAGGGTGGCGACTCGATCTTCCTCGCCAACTCCGTTCAGTACTCTGACTTCAACGGTCCGGGTGAAAAATCCTGGCAGGCTCGTTACGACCTGAACATGAAAGAGTACGGCGTACCTGGCCTGACCTTCATGGGCCGTTACATCAACGGTAAGGACATCGACGGCACCAAGATCGACGCCGACAGCCCGTACGCTGCCTACGGCTACGGCCCGGATGGCAAACACCACGAAACCAACCTGGAAGCCAAGTACGTTGTACAGGAAGGCGCTGCGAAGGACCTGTCCTTCCGCGTTCGTCAGTCCTGGCACCGTGGCAACACCGACCAGGCTGAAGGTGATATCGACGAGTTCCGTCTGATCGTCGACTACCCGCTGTCCGTTCTGTAA
- a CDS encoding PaaI family thioesterase, translating into MNAAQVQAFIRAGLPMADDMDLRIDALEGRSAFVRVPFHGRMVRPGGTVSGPTIMALADAAMYAVILAQLDNVEMAVTSNLNINFLSKPRPEDLLAEAKILKLGRRQVVCEVAVYSVSNPQELVAHVTGTYVLPV; encoded by the coding sequence TTGAATGCAGCACAGGTACAGGCGTTCATCCGCGCGGGATTGCCCATGGCGGACGACATGGATCTGCGTATCGACGCACTGGAAGGGCGCAGCGCCTTCGTGCGGGTGCCTTTTCATGGTCGGATGGTTCGCCCGGGCGGCACGGTATCCGGGCCGACCATCATGGCGCTGGCGGATGCGGCGATGTACGCGGTGATCCTGGCACAGCTGGATAACGTCGAAATGGCCGTTACTTCCAATCTCAATATCAACTTTCTCAGCAAGCCGAGGCCGGAAGACCTGTTGGCGGAGGCGAAGATACTGAAGCTTGGACGCCGGCAAGTGGTTTGCGAGGTTGCTGTCTACTCGGTCAGCAATCCGCAGGAGTTGGTCGCCCATGTAACGGGAACCTATGTATTGCCGGTGTAA
- a CDS encoding proline--tRNA ligase: protein MRTSQYLLSTLKETPSDAVVISHQLMLRAGMIRKLASGLYTWLPMGLRVLRKVETIVREEMNAAGALEVLMPAIQPAELWQESGRWQQYGPELLRLKDRHDRDFCVGPTHEEVITDLARNELNSYKQLPINMYQIQTKFRDEIRPRFGLMRGREFIMKDAYSFHASQDSLQATYDVMYGAYSKIFTRLGLDFRAVQADNGSIGGSGSHEFHVLAGSGEDDIVFGESTDYAANIEKAEALPRETARGTASEELRLVDTPDTKTIAALVEKFGLPIEKTIKTLVVHAAEEGKLIALIVRGDHELNEIKAGNHPLVASPLQMASEADIKAAIGAAPGSLGPLNLPLPCIIDRSVALMSDFAAGANVDDKHYFGVNWERDLPVPEVADLRNVVEGDPSPDGKGTLIIRRGIEVGHIFQLGTKYSEAMKLSVLGESGKPVTLIMGCYGIGVSRVVAAAIEQNYDDRGILWPAALAPFQIAIVPMKYENEAVRAAADKLYADLTAAGFEVLLDDRDKKTSPGVKFADMELIGIPHRIVVSERGLDEGTLEYKGRRDAESQPVALSDLQAFITAKIRN, encoded by the coding sequence ATGCGTACCAGTCAGTACCTGCTGTCCACCCTGAAAGAAACCCCTTCCGATGCGGTCGTGATCAGCCACCAGCTGATGCTGCGCGCCGGCATGATCCGCAAACTGGCGTCCGGCCTCTACACCTGGCTGCCAATGGGACTGCGGGTACTGCGCAAGGTGGAGACCATCGTTCGCGAAGAGATGAACGCCGCTGGCGCCCTGGAAGTGCTGATGCCGGCCATCCAGCCCGCCGAGCTGTGGCAGGAATCCGGCCGCTGGCAGCAGTACGGCCCCGAGCTGCTGCGCCTGAAGGACCGCCATGACCGCGACTTCTGCGTTGGCCCGACCCACGAAGAAGTCATCACCGATCTCGCGCGCAACGAGCTGAACAGCTACAAGCAGCTGCCGATCAACATGTATCAGATCCAGACCAAGTTCCGTGACGAGATCCGTCCGCGCTTCGGCCTGATGCGTGGCCGCGAGTTCATCATGAAGGACGCCTACTCCTTCCACGCCAGCCAGGACTCGCTGCAGGCGACCTACGACGTCATGTACGGCGCGTACAGCAAGATCTTCACCCGCCTCGGCCTGGACTTCCGCGCCGTGCAGGCCGACAACGGCTCCATCGGCGGTAGCGGCTCCCACGAATTCCACGTGCTGGCCGGCTCCGGCGAAGACGATATCGTCTTCGGCGAATCCACCGACTACGCCGCCAACATCGAGAAAGCTGAAGCCCTGCCCCGCGAAACCGCTCGTGGCACGGCCAGCGAAGAGCTGCGCCTGGTCGATACCCCCGACACCAAGACCATCGCCGCCCTGGTAGAGAAGTTCGGCCTGCCGATCGAGAAGACCATCAAGACCCTCGTCGTGCATGCCGCCGAGGAAGGCAAGCTGATCGCCCTGATCGTCCGGGGCGACCATGAGCTCAACGAGATCAAGGCCGGTAACCACCCGCTGGTGGCCAGCCCCCTGCAGATGGCCAGCGAAGCGGACATCAAGGCCGCCATCGGCGCCGCGCCCGGCTCCCTCGGCCCGCTGAACCTGCCGCTGCCCTGCATAATCGACCGCTCCGTCGCCCTGATGAGCGACTTCGCCGCCGGCGCCAACGTCGACGACAAGCACTACTTCGGCGTGAACTGGGAACGCGACCTGCCGGTACCGGAAGTCGCCGACCTGCGTAACGTCGTGGAAGGCGACCCGAGCCCGGATGGCAAAGGCACCCTGATCATCCGTCGCGGCATTGAAGTGGGCCACATCTTCCAGCTCGGCACCAAGTACAGCGAAGCCATGAAGCTTTCCGTACTGGGCGAGAGCGGCAAGCCGGTCACCCTGATCATGGGCTGCTACGGCATCGGCGTATCCCGCGTGGTCGCCGCCGCTATCGAGCAGAACTACGACGACCGCGGCATCCTCTGGCCGGCCGCCCTGGCGCCCTTCCAGATCGCCATCGTGCCGATGAAGTACGAGAACGAAGCCGTGCGCGCCGCCGCCGACAAGCTCTACGCCGACCTCACCGCGGCCGGCTTCGAAGTCCTGCTGGACGACCGCGACAAGAAGACCAGCCCCGGCGTGAAATTCGCCGACATGGAACTGATCGGCATCCCGCACCGCATCGTCGTCAGCGAGCGTGGCCTGGACGAAGGCACCCTGGAGTACAAAGGTCGCCGTGACGCCGAGTCGCAGCCCGTCGCCCTGTCCGACCTGCAAGCCTTTATCACGGCCAAGATCCGCAACTGA
- a CDS encoding acylphosphatase, producing MARICLHGYVSGKVQGVFYRQSTQEQADRLEIDGWVRNLDDGRVELLIEGEEDAVRELEKWLARGPVKAKVAAVELQPMTPQGITGFIVRR from the coding sequence ATGGCCAGAATCTGTCTGCACGGCTACGTCAGCGGCAAGGTGCAGGGCGTCTTTTATCGACAGAGCACCCAGGAGCAGGCGGATCGCCTGGAGATCGACGGCTGGGTGCGCAATCTCGACGACGGTCGGGTGGAGCTGCTGATCGAGGGCGAGGAAGATGCGGTGCGCGAGCTGGAGAAGTGGCTGGCTCGCGGTCCGGTGAAGGCGAAGGTTGCGGCGGTTGAACTGCAGCCGATGACGCCCCAGGGCATCACCGGCTTCATCGTTCGCCGCTGA
- a CDS encoding TlpA disulfide reductase family protein, with protein MGVRLRIVMGLMAGLILAGCSADYGTDQHGRKVPAASMDGQWLVINYWAEWCAPCRKEIPELNQLAKTGEVQRFRVVGVNFDGLRDADLAKASQALGVEYTVLADDPAPRYSLPRSEALPVTYIVDPDGKMREQLLGEQTAAGLQARLTALREEKH; from the coding sequence ATGGGAGTGCGGCTCCGTATTGTAATGGGCTTGATGGCCGGCCTGATCCTGGCCGGCTGCTCGGCGGACTATGGCACCGATCAGCATGGACGGAAAGTACCCGCTGCGAGCATGGATGGCCAGTGGCTAGTTATTAATTACTGGGCCGAGTGGTGCGCGCCGTGTCGCAAGGAAATCCCGGAGCTGAACCAGCTTGCCAAAACCGGGGAAGTGCAGCGCTTTCGGGTGGTTGGCGTGAACTTCGATGGCCTGCGCGATGCCGACCTGGCAAAGGCCTCCCAAGCGCTGGGTGTGGAATACACCGTGCTGGCCGATGATCCGGCGCCGCGCTACAGCCTGCCGCGCAGCGAAGCGCTGCCTGTCACCTATATCGTCGATCCTGACGGCAAGATGCGCGAGCAACTGCTGGGCGAACAGACCGCCGCCGGCTTGCAGGCGCGCCTGACTGCGCTACGGGAGGAGAAACACTGA